Proteins co-encoded in one Salvia splendens isolate huo1 chromosome 4, SspV2, whole genome shotgun sequence genomic window:
- the LOC121797791 gene encoding uncharacterized protein LOC121797791, which yields MYGASGKMGRRGGGGKRNIHAPPTGRPTPSGRLSMGGGLRGRGGPPASSPSTSSLQVEESFSLVREKPLNFGMAIKLTTDLVEEIKRVEAQGGAACIKFGANASGNVIQVGDKTIKFTWSREPGDLCDIYEERQSGDGGNGLLVESGETWRKVNVERELDESTKNHVKRLSEEAERKMKARKAIVLDHQNPAMKNQMKAFAASESTQWKSFKNWKEPPFKKPKCEPTPAVGPPKSVFKPGLPVSNLSKGRLSSSSPLSSQPEQCGPSTSPVGIGDPVKGQTGVSDFAATQNLNKALSSENNIANRRNSTIGDKSKFNWNDEAKPADLRSLITSLLLENQSSGMSLKALERAVENAIPNSAWKIEPILNQIASCQAPGRYFLKAGVEMESFKKLPQSGSSPEINLDQSPTPQKFDQLPGERHMSTDVNNEELGELNLTPAHTEDIVEIIGSQNSPDNLSDKNVSNNSEGVAGCSSDSGSDSDTDSSDSGSDSGKSKSISPVGSRSGSSSDSDTDSSSSSKQASDEDLDIMTCDDEKESKHNMQDPHPAASRGPGQWNNIDNDPVDTGDSDIQDPFGEIEIDIEKDSPEYNHGHKIPPADNLFASKEGEEPGEDLKPSSPDQYEQQERRVSEREGYDESGGMVNDDYKYGEFGAQGRSSKGNSKRRSDDKHLEGRARSKKKSKSKNSIEPVSGTINSLFGESPYNSSPDRPLQGTDTQPVDLKDDRTYRNDTNYADPQTGHNHQAISHRPVSDFQQPAQRSSEARGWTEAPSGGKRPGKHNRLDRGVKYSKRNLQIEEGPQIQKRFNTDAQSEDGLLNGQQHLQFPTGGVGDKHEPNTRKSEMTGKAKETGPTSNSYWGYSPKSNNLGTADRSPMMNGRTAVLRREPSDLELGEFREPFHEETPPSKKQFERKNSFKHSENKQKDAEYWISDFSGGKTSNKIPADLGKMSSPNSDAVPDRRKAQENNVNDRTRPHHRSTQPLDPPHLPRVDLNSQQNTIPEVSGKTRFMEAGMGRAANIEPYGEQQPDPIRRVEPRATKQCKKLKPNRTNVSNDRRTVIGSNDSHQKKLSSSDDTSCSFTKFEKEQPELKGPIRDISQYKEYVKEYQEKYDSYCSLNKILESYRDEFRKLGNDLDAYKGRDMKKYNDILERMRSSFRQCGEKHKRLKNIFVVLYEELKHLKQMIKDYSTSYKKD from the exons ATGTACGGAGCATCAGGAAAAATGGGCcgccgcggcggcggcgggaaGAGGAACATTCACGCGCCGCCAACCGGCCGCCCTACCCCCAGCGGCCGCCTCTCCATGGGCGGAGGTCTACGCGGACGCGGCGGACCGCCGGCGTCGTCCCCGTCGACCTCCTCGCTGCAGGTGGAGGAGAGCTTCAGCCTTGTTAGGGAGAAACCTTTGAATTTTGGGATGGCGATAAAGCTGACGACTGACCTTGTGGAGGAGATCAAGCGCGTGGAGGCGCAGGGTGGTGCCGCGTGCATCAAGTTCGGCGCCAATGCTAGTGGGAAT GTGATTCAAGTAGGGGACAAAACCATCAAATTCACTTGGTCCAGGGAGCCAGGGGACTTATGTGATATATATGAAGAACGTCAGAGTGGCGATGGTGGAAATGGCTTGCTTGTAGAGTCAGGAGAAACTTGGCGTAAGGTTAATGTAGAGCGAGAATTAGACGAATCAACTAAAAATCATGTCAAAAGGCTGTCAGAAGAAGCCGAGCGCAAGATGAAAGCACGAAA AGCAATTGTGTTAGATCATCAAAATCCAGCTATGAAGAATCAAATGAAGGCATTTGCTGCTTCTGAAT CTACTCAATGGAAAAGTTTCAAAAATTGGAAAGAACCTCCTTTCAAGAAGCCAAAATGTGAACCAACACCAG CTGTTGGACCTCCGAAATCTGTTTTCAAGCCTGGTTTACCTGTATCAAACCTTTCTAAGGGCAGGCTCTCTTCTAGCTCACCTTTATCTTCCCAACCAGAGCAATGTGGCCCTTCAACGTCTCCAGTAGGAATTGGTGACCCTGTGAAGGGACAAACTGGTGTCTCAGATTTTGCAGCAACTCAAAATCTGAATAAAGCTTTGAGCTCTGAAAATAACATAGCCAACAGAAGGAATAGTACCATCGGCGACAAATCTAAGTTTAATTGGAATGATGAAGCCAAACCTGCTGATTTGAGAAGTCTGATTACTTCTCTACTCCTGGAGAATCAGTCTTCAGGAATGAGCCTAAAG GCCTTGGAGAGGGCTGTCGAAAATGCTATACCCAACTCAGCTTGGAAAATTGAGCCCATACTGAATCAA ATTGCGAGTTGTCAAGCACCTGGGAGATATTTCCTAAAAGCAGGAGTAGAGATGGAAAGCTTCAAGAAGCTACCTCAAAGCGGAAG TTCTCCAGAAATTAATCTTGATCAATCACCTACACCTCAAAAGTTTGACCAACTTCCTGGCGAACGTCACATGAGTACAGATGTCAACAATGAAGAACTGGGTGAATTGAATCTTACACCTGCTCATACAGAAGACATTGTAGAGATCATAGGTAGTCAGAATTCACCTGACAATTTAAGTGACAAAAACGTTTCTAACAACAGCGAAGGTGTGGCAGGATGCTCCAGTGATAGTGGAAGTGACAGTGACACTGATAGTAGTGACAGTGGTAGTGATAGTGGCAAAAGTAAAAGCATAAGCCCAGTAGGAAGTCGGAGTGGTAGTAGTAGTGACAGTGATACCGATTCATCTTCCAGCAGCAAGCAGGCATCTGATGAGGATTTAGATATTATGACATGTGATGATGAGAAAGAATCCAAACACAACATGCAAGATCCTCACCCGGCTGCATCAAGAGGTCCCGGTCAGTGGAATAACATAGATAATGACCCTGTTGATACCGGGGATTCAGATATTCAGGATCCCTTTGGTGAGATTGAGATTGACATTGAGAAAGACTCTCCTGAATACAACCATGGCCACAAAATCCCCCCTGCTGATAATTTATTTGCCAGTAAAGAAGGCGAAGAACCTGGTGAAGATCTCAAACCTTCTTCACCCGATCAATATGAACAACAAGAAAGACGAGTCTCTGAGAGAGAAGGATATGATGAATCAGGTGGCATGGTCAATGATGACTACAAATATGGTGAGTTTGGTGCTCAGGGAAGATCATCAAAGGGAAATTCTAAAAGACGCTCTGATGACAAGCATTTGGAAGGCAGGGCACGCAGCAAAAAGAAGTCAAAGAGTAAAAACTCAATCGAACCAGTTTCAGGGACTATAAACTCTCTTTTCGGTGAGAGCCCTTACAACTCGTCCCCTGACAGGCCTCTGCAAGGCACAGACACGCAGCCCGTTGACCTAAAGGACGACAGAACCTATAGAAATGATACAAATTATGCTGATCCACAAACAGGTCATAATCACCAAGCAATATCACACAGACCTGTTTCCGATTTTCAGCAGCCAGCTCAAAGATCTTCTGAAGCTCGTGGATGGACTGAGGCTCCTTCTGGAGGAAAAAGACCTGGTAAACATAACCGTTTGGATCGTGGTGTTAAGTACTCCAAGAGAAACCTTCAAATCGAAGAGGGTCCTCAGATACAGAAAAGATTTAATACAGATGCACAAAGTGAAGATGGTTTACTTAACGGGCAACAGCATTTACAATTTCCCACAGGAGGAGTTGGCGACAAGCATGAACCCAATACCAGAAAATCTGAAATGACAGGGAAGGCGAAGGAGACTGGCCCTACTTCCAACTCATACTGGGGTTATTCTCCCAAGAGTAACAATCTTGGTACTGCCGATAGATCTCCAATGATGAATGGCAGGACTGCTGTACTTCGAAGAGAGCCTTCAGACTTAGAGTTGGGTGAATTTCGAGAACCTTTCCATGAGGAAACACCTCCATCTAAGAAGCAATTTGAGAGGAAAAATTCTTTTAAACATTCGGAAAACAAACAAAAGGATGCTGAATACTGGATCTCAGATTTCAGCGGAGGAAAAACATCTAATAAGATCCCAGCAGATCTGGGAAAAATGTCCTCACCAAATTCAGATGCTGTTCCTGATAGGAGGAAGGCCCAAGAAAATAATGTTAACGACCGTACAAGACCTCATCACAGAAGCACTCAACCTCTTGATCCACCTCATCTGCCACGAGTGGATCTCAACTCCCAGCAAAATACAATACCAGAAGTGAGTGGTAAGACTAGATTTATGGAAGCTGGGATGGGAAGAGCTGCTAACATTGAACCCTATGGAGAACAGCAGCCTGATCCAATACGAAGAGTTGAACCCCGTGCCACAAAGCAATGCAAGAAACTGAAGCCTAATAGGACAAATGTCTCAAATGATAGACGGACAGTGATTGGGAGCAATGATAGCCATCAAAAGAAATTGTCTTCTTCAGATGATACCAGTTGTTCATTCACTAAATTTGAGAAGGAGCAGCCTGAGCTGAAGGGTCCGATAAGAGATATTTCTCA GTACAAAGAATATGTGAAGGAATATCAAGAAAAGTACGACAGCTATTGCTCCTTGAACAAAATCTTGGAGTCGTACAG GGATGAATTTCGTAAACTTGGTAACGATCTCGACGCTTACAAAGGTAGGGATATGAAGAAATACAATGACATCTTGGAGCGGATGAGGTCATCATTTCGTCAATGTGGGGAG AAACATAAACGCCTGAAGAATATATTCGTTGTTCTTTATGAAGAATTGAAG CACTTGAAACAGATGATCAAAGACTATTCTACATCATATAAAAAGGACTGA
- the LOC121800512 gene encoding 40S ribosomal protein S15a-5-like produces the protein MGRRILNDALRTIVNAEKRGFASAELKPISNVVASFLQIMKYRGYIKDFEVHDPHRVGKITVQLQGRVNDCRALTYRQDIKAQYIESYKTRMLPTRQWGYVVVTTPNGVLDHEEAIRQNVGGQVVGYFY, from the exons ATGGGAAGAAGAATTCTAAACGATGCGTTGAGAACCATTGTCAATGCTGAAAAGAGGGGATTTGCTTCCGCTGAGCTTAAGCCCATCTCTAATGTCGTTGCCTCTTTCCTCCAAATCATGAAATACAGAG GGTACATTAAGGATTTTGAAGTTCATGATCCACATAGGGTGGGGAAGATAACCGTGCAGCTGCAGGGGAGGGTGAATGATTGTCGGGCTCTCACTTATCGACAAGACATCAAGGCTCAGTACATTGAGAGCTATAAAACTCGAATGCTTCCTACGCGCCAG TGGGGCTATGTAGTGGTCACAACACCAAACGGAGTTCTAGATCACGAGGAGGCTATTCGACAAAATGTTGGTGGCCAAGTTGTCGGATACTTTTACTGA
- the LOC121800511 gene encoding uncharacterized protein LOC121800511 isoform X3: protein MEENSQDNPPFPPQDLEVSRVAPDKVDVRYSRDKVKASHVEITTFTVGNWKREAIYRGTLTAKFYYAHKKLVWEFLYGLRKSKIEVSWSDIIAIEAVTNPDQPGFLRIQLAKPPLFFREITPQPRKPTKWKPADDFTGGQSLLCSTHEATFPPGELYKHYEMLLIKDEHLAELSRRRFPTNDHLAELSRWPFPTNDNNDKPKASNVTITSFLVGNWKRVSNYQGDLTAKFHYAKKKLVWNFFDGPRKIKMEVSWSDITAIEAVMNPNQLGCLRIDLASTPLFFREISPQPGKHSTWEPTDDFTNGQAHLYMTHEAMFLPGVLDKYYEELLIYDKYLAELSRRPFPNQDKHMNELRLLSGSADFSSQKALVAHHDQRVDDPIVVSASTYVDSSSSQNSSVVPDQHLYERNDMIGGGNEASSISPAPPARPWREGDE, encoded by the exons ATGGAGGAGAACTCTCAAGACAACCCTCCCTTTCCACCACAAGATCTGGAG GTATCAAGAGTAGCACCAGACAAAGTGGATGTGAGATATAGCCGTGATAAGGTTAAGGCTTCCCATGTTGAAATCACCACCTTTACTGTAGGAAACTGGAag AGGGAGGCTATTTACAGAGGCACCTTGACTGCCAAATTCTACTATGCCCATAAGAAGCTAGTGTGGGAGTTTCTTTATGGGCTACGGAAGAGCAAAATTGAAGTTTCTTGGTCTGATATCATTGCTATTGAGGCTGTTACAAACCCTGATCAACCCGGATTTCTTCGAATTCAG TTGGCTAAGCCTCCTCTCTTCTTCCGAGAGATCACACCTCAGCCGCGAAAGCCAACTAAATGGAAGCCGGCAGATGATTTCACTGGTGGCCAATCCCTACTTTGCAG CACACATGAAGCAACGTTCCCACCTGGAGAACTTTATAAACACTACGAGATGCTTCTGATAAAAGATGAGCATCTGGCTGAGCTCAGTCGCAGGCGCTTCCCGACAAATGATCATCTAGCTGAGCTCAGTCGCTGGCCCTTCCCaacaaatgataataatgatAAGCCGAAGGCTTCCAATGTCACAATCACCAGCTTTCTTGTAGGAAACTGGAAg AGGGTGTCTAACTACCAAGGCGACTTGACTGCCAAATTCCACTATGCCAAGAAGAAGCTGGTGTGGAATTTTTTTGATGGGCCACGGAAGATCAAGATGGAAGTTTCGTGGTCCGATATCACTGCCATCGAGGCTGTTATGAACCCTAATCAACTCGGATGTCTTCGAATTGAT TTGGCTAGCACTCCTCTCTTCTTCCGAGAAATCTCACCTCAACCGGGAAAGCATAGCACTTGGGAGCCTACTGATGATTTCACTAATGGTCAAGCCCATCTTTACAT GACACATGAAGCTATGTTCCTACCTGGAGTGCTCGATAAGTACTACGAGGAGCTGCTGATATACGATAAGTATCTAGCTGAGCTCAGTCGCAGGCCCTTCCCGAACCAGGACAAGCATATGAATGAGCTCAGGCTCTTATCAGGATCTGCCGATTTTTCAAGTCAGAAGGCTCTTGTTGCTCACCACGATCAACGAGTTGATGACCCCATTGTTGTTTCTGCCTCAACATACGTTGACTCATCATCAAGTCAGAACTCCTCTGTTGTTCCTGATCAGCACCTCTATGAACGCAACGATATGATTGGAGGTGGTAATGAAGCTTCGTCTATTTCTCCTGCTCcaccagcaaggccatggagaGAGGGGGATGAGTGA
- the LOC121800511 gene encoding uncharacterized protein LOC121800511 isoform X2: MSWKQVSRVAPDKVDVRYSRDKVKASHVEITTFTVGNWKREAIYRGTLTAKFYYAHKKLVWEFLYGLRKSKIEVSWSDIIAIEAVTNPDQPGFLRIQLAKPPLFFREITPQPRKPTKWKPADDFTGGQSLLCSTHEATFPPGELYKHYEMLLIKDEHLAELSRRRFPTNDHLAELSRWPFPTNDNNDKPKASNVTITSFLVGNWKRVSNYQGDLTAKFHYAKKKLVWNFFDGPRKIKMEVSWSDITAIEAVMNPNQLGCLRIDLASTPLFFREISPQPGKHSTWEPTDDFTNGQAHLYMYVYTYFLLVFHSANILRLNVFSNRTHEAMFLPGVLDKYYEELLIYDKYLAELSRRPFPNQDKHMNELRLLSGSADFSSQKALVAHHDQRVDDPIVVSASTYVDSSSSQNSSVVPDQHLYERNDMIGGGNEASSISPAPPARPWREGDE, from the exons ATGAGTTGGAAGCAGGTATCAAGAGTAGCACCAGACAAAGTGGATGTGAGATATAGCCGTGATAAGGTTAAGGCTTCCCATGTTGAAATCACCACCTTTACTGTAGGAAACTGGAag AGGGAGGCTATTTACAGAGGCACCTTGACTGCCAAATTCTACTATGCCCATAAGAAGCTAGTGTGGGAGTTTCTTTATGGGCTACGGAAGAGCAAAATTGAAGTTTCTTGGTCTGATATCATTGCTATTGAGGCTGTTACAAACCCTGATCAACCCGGATTTCTTCGAATTCAG TTGGCTAAGCCTCCTCTCTTCTTCCGAGAGATCACACCTCAGCCGCGAAAGCCAACTAAATGGAAGCCGGCAGATGATTTCACTGGTGGCCAATCCCTACTTTGCAG CACACATGAAGCAACGTTCCCACCTGGAGAACTTTATAAACACTACGAGATGCTTCTGATAAAAGATGAGCATCTGGCTGAGCTCAGTCGCAGGCGCTTCCCGACAAATGATCATCTAGCTGAGCTCAGTCGCTGGCCCTTCCCaacaaatgataataatgatAAGCCGAAGGCTTCCAATGTCACAATCACCAGCTTTCTTGTAGGAAACTGGAAg AGGGTGTCTAACTACCAAGGCGACTTGACTGCCAAATTCCACTATGCCAAGAAGAAGCTGGTGTGGAATTTTTTTGATGGGCCACGGAAGATCAAGATGGAAGTTTCGTGGTCCGATATCACTGCCATCGAGGCTGTTATGAACCCTAATCAACTCGGATGTCTTCGAATTGAT TTGGCTAGCACTCCTCTCTTCTTCCGAGAAATCTCACCTCAACCGGGAAAGCATAGCACTTGGGAGCCTACTGATGATTTCACTAATGGTCAAGCCCATCTTTACATGTATGTATATACATATTTCCTTCTCGTATTTCATTCCGCGAATATATTAAGGCTTAATGTATTTTCTAACAGGACACATGAAGCTATGTTCCTACCTGGAGTGCTCGATAAGTACTACGAGGAGCTGCTGATATACGATAAGTATCTAGCTGAGCTCAGTCGCAGGCCCTTCCCGAACCAGGACAAGCATATGAATGAGCTCAGGCTCTTATCAGGATCTGCCGATTTTTCAAGTCAGAAGGCTCTTGTTGCTCACCACGATCAACGAGTTGATGACCCCATTGTTGTTTCTGCCTCAACATACGTTGACTCATCATCAAGTCAGAACTCCTCTGTTGTTCCTGATCAGCACCTCTATGAACGCAACGATATGATTGGAGGTGGTAATGAAGCTTCGTCTATTTCTCCTGCTCcaccagcaaggccatggagaGAGGGGGATGAGTGA
- the LOC121800511 gene encoding uncharacterized protein LOC121800511 isoform X1, translating to MEENSQDNPPFPPQDLEVSRVAPDKVDVRYSRDKVKASHVEITTFTVGNWKREAIYRGTLTAKFYYAHKKLVWEFLYGLRKSKIEVSWSDIIAIEAVTNPDQPGFLRIQLAKPPLFFREITPQPRKPTKWKPADDFTGGQSLLCSTHEATFPPGELYKHYEMLLIKDEHLAELSRRRFPTNDHLAELSRWPFPTNDNNDKPKASNVTITSFLVGNWKRVSNYQGDLTAKFHYAKKKLVWNFFDGPRKIKMEVSWSDITAIEAVMNPNQLGCLRIDLASTPLFFREISPQPGKHSTWEPTDDFTNGQAHLYMYVYTYFLLVFHSANILRLNVFSNRTHEAMFLPGVLDKYYEELLIYDKYLAELSRRPFPNQDKHMNELRLLSGSADFSSQKALVAHHDQRVDDPIVVSASTYVDSSSSQNSSVVPDQHLYERNDMIGGGNEASSISPAPPARPWREGDE from the exons ATGGAGGAGAACTCTCAAGACAACCCTCCCTTTCCACCACAAGATCTGGAG GTATCAAGAGTAGCACCAGACAAAGTGGATGTGAGATATAGCCGTGATAAGGTTAAGGCTTCCCATGTTGAAATCACCACCTTTACTGTAGGAAACTGGAag AGGGAGGCTATTTACAGAGGCACCTTGACTGCCAAATTCTACTATGCCCATAAGAAGCTAGTGTGGGAGTTTCTTTATGGGCTACGGAAGAGCAAAATTGAAGTTTCTTGGTCTGATATCATTGCTATTGAGGCTGTTACAAACCCTGATCAACCCGGATTTCTTCGAATTCAG TTGGCTAAGCCTCCTCTCTTCTTCCGAGAGATCACACCTCAGCCGCGAAAGCCAACTAAATGGAAGCCGGCAGATGATTTCACTGGTGGCCAATCCCTACTTTGCAG CACACATGAAGCAACGTTCCCACCTGGAGAACTTTATAAACACTACGAGATGCTTCTGATAAAAGATGAGCATCTGGCTGAGCTCAGTCGCAGGCGCTTCCCGACAAATGATCATCTAGCTGAGCTCAGTCGCTGGCCCTTCCCaacaaatgataataatgatAAGCCGAAGGCTTCCAATGTCACAATCACCAGCTTTCTTGTAGGAAACTGGAAg AGGGTGTCTAACTACCAAGGCGACTTGACTGCCAAATTCCACTATGCCAAGAAGAAGCTGGTGTGGAATTTTTTTGATGGGCCACGGAAGATCAAGATGGAAGTTTCGTGGTCCGATATCACTGCCATCGAGGCTGTTATGAACCCTAATCAACTCGGATGTCTTCGAATTGAT TTGGCTAGCACTCCTCTCTTCTTCCGAGAAATCTCACCTCAACCGGGAAAGCATAGCACTTGGGAGCCTACTGATGATTTCACTAATGGTCAAGCCCATCTTTACATGTATGTATATACATATTTCCTTCTCGTATTTCATTCCGCGAATATATTAAGGCTTAATGTATTTTCTAACAGGACACATGAAGCTATGTTCCTACCTGGAGTGCTCGATAAGTACTACGAGGAGCTGCTGATATACGATAAGTATCTAGCTGAGCTCAGTCGCAGGCCCTTCCCGAACCAGGACAAGCATATGAATGAGCTCAGGCTCTTATCAGGATCTGCCGATTTTTCAAGTCAGAAGGCTCTTGTTGCTCACCACGATCAACGAGTTGATGACCCCATTGTTGTTTCTGCCTCAACATACGTTGACTCATCATCAAGTCAGAACTCCTCTGTTGTTCCTGATCAGCACCTCTATGAACGCAACGATATGATTGGAGGTGGTAATGAAGCTTCGTCTATTTCTCCTGCTCcaccagcaaggccatggagaGAGGGGGATGAGTGA
- the LOC121800384 gene encoding uncharacterized protein LOC121800384 — MKKFVWEFLNGPLKCKMEVCWSDITAIEAVMIPNQSGCLRIELAKPPLFFREIPPQPQNRTTWEPADDFTNGQAQFCRKHEATFPPGALDKHYEKLLISDGRLAELSRRPFPTNESVFPLQQIPQPQLSPSVSPLQHIPKQQFHHSLNSNIIAASASCNGVNGNRINNEPTFVDSSRQDHPLDLDQRLSQYNDMAVNSKPTSVASSSQNPLAVPAPTFVESSRQNHPLVVPDQRLYQHNEPTFVCQSSQNPVVAPTSTYVDQSSSQNSSVVTDQHLYERSDTFVPFIPPPGSCRPKFHHGPIEAQYLVQNGADAGEQALAEATNGCKCNV; from the exons ATGAAGAAGTTTGTGTGGGAGTTTCTCAATGGGCCTTTGAAGTGCAAAATGGAAGTTTGTTGGTCTGATATCACTGCTATTGAGGCTGTTATGATCCCTAATCAATCGGGATGTCTTCGAATTGAG TTGGCTAAGCCTCCTCTCTTCTTCCGTGAAATCCCTCCTCAACCACAAAATCGTACCACTTGGGAGCCGGCTGATGATTTCACTAATGGTCAAGCCCAATTTTGCAG GAAGCATGAAGCTACGTTCCCTCCTGGAGCACTTGATAAGCACTACGAGAAGCTTCTGATAAGCGATGGGCGTCTTGCTGAGCTCAGCCGCAGGCCCTTCCCGACCAATGAATCTGTTTTTCCCTTGCAACAGATCCCACAACCGCAGCTCTCCCCATCGGTTTCGCCATTACAACACATCCCAAAACAACAGTTTCACCATTCTCTAAATTCTAACATCATAGCAGCATCAG CATCATGCAATGGTGTCAACGGGAATCGAATCAACAATGAGCCAACATTTGTCGATTCATCAAGACAGGACCACCCTCTTGATCTTGATCAACGACTTTCCCAATACAATGATATGGCTGTCAACAGTAAGCCAACATCTGTGGCCTCATCGAGTCAGAACCCACTTGCTGTTCCTGCCCCCACATTTGTCGAATCATCAAGACAGAACCATCCTCTTGTCGTTCCTGATCAACGACTTTATCAACACAATGAGCCAACATTTGTGTGCCAATCGAGCCAGAACCCTGTTGTTGCTCCTACCTCAACATATGTCGACCAATCATCAAGTCAGAACTCCTCTGTTGTTACTGATCAGCACCTCTATGAACGCAGCGATACGTTTGTCCCCTTCATTCCTCCTCCGGGTAGCTGCCGACCAAAATTCCATCATGGCCCAATTGAAGCACAATATTTGGTGCAAAATGGTGCAGATGCGGGTGAGCAGGCCTTGGCTGAGGCAACTAATGGATGCAAATGCAACGTGTGA